Below is a window of Littorina saxatilis isolate snail1 linkage group LG2, US_GU_Lsax_2.0, whole genome shotgun sequence DNA.
gaatgaaactgaacgcaatgcaacgcagcaagaccgtatactcgtagcatcgtcagtcacccgctcacggcaatgacagtgaaattgacaagagcggggtagcagttgcgctcagaaggatagcacgcttttctgtacctctctttgttttaactttctgagcgtgtttttaatccaaacatatcatatctatatgtttttggaatcaggaaccgacaaggaataagatgaaagtgtttttaaattaatttcgaaaatttaattttgataataatctttatatatttaattttcagagcttgtttttaatccaaatataacatatttatatgtttttggaatcagcaaatgatggagaataagatgaacgtaaatgtggatcgttttagaaaaaaatgatttttttttacaattttcagatttgtagtGACCAAAGtccttaattaatttttaagccaccaagctgaaatgcaataccaaaccccggccttcgtcgacgattgcttggccaaaatttcaaccaatttggttgaaaaatgagagcgtgacagtgccgcctcaactttcacgaaaagccggatatgacgtcaccaaagacatttatcaaaaaaatgaaaaaaagtatgggaatatcatacccaggaactctcatgtcaaatttcataaagatcggtccagtagtttagtctgaatcgctctacacacacacacacgcacagacacacacacacacacacacacacatacaccacgaccctcgtctcgattcccccctctacgttaaaacatttagtcaaaacttgactaaatgtaaaaacgctggcactggacccgagtactcttcagactggctcgctcccccagtatgacagtttttgtcttgtgcacgtggatttaaaaaaaatatttattttacacaattaaaaaaaatattagagtaaaataaaacattaaaacgttcataataaacaatagtaaacaagaattaaaaaaaacaaaaaaacaacatagaccacacatgccgggaatcgaacccggatcactttggccataggcggacgtgctacgacaactttactagagttgtgcgccttgaatcactgtgtccctgtcgctctctctcgtgctctctgtctctctttcagtctcaccgagatcaaacactgcattgtttgtttctttgccgagaccaaatccccacccgctgctgcgctggctggcttgcaaatcgtctcgcatgcgatacgcatgcttttctcgtgatcggcggttctttttggcgaactgcctcgggttcaagtttaggtcgctccaggagaaaaattcttgtggatgttggcctttaacatTAATTCTATCATCTGAATTTCACCCACATCAAAGCTAAAGCTTCATGTTAATTATGAGAAACCTTACTTTTACCACTTGCAACCAATCGTCCACGTCCGTGCAACCTGGCATAGcatctctctcctcccccccccaaaagatCACTataagagttatctcccaaaATATCCTCATGGAAGCAACATTAAATACCAAAAGAAGAGTGAACACTTTGAGATTCATTAAGCATGTGATGAACCTTGCATAGGCCTTAATCAGAAGATTACAAACTGTTCCATGCAGTACATGGGGAGATCCGCCGATTGGAGACACCCTTCCTCCTTCCATTTCTAGGTCACCAGCGAAAATGAAACACAAGAACAAATGTCACAGACTTTCACCCCACTCACACATTCTGGAGCAGTTGAACAAAACCCTTGGGTGATGCATGGTGACTGAAGTATGTGACACATTGGGATCAGGTGATGGTCTGTGATAGCGGGCATGTACCGGCAGAGAAACTGTAACAACAACTGGACCGCCGGATGGATGACTGTTGGTAGGTAATGGAGCAAACACATGAAGTTCATGCTCCTTGGAGAGGTACTCTGGGGCTTCTATGTCCACATGTCTGTCTGCTAACACCTGCGCAACATCAAATATGTCTTTTTTAACCTTATCATCTCACAAATATACAGATATATGCATGGCCCCACACACATGCTACAagaccatacacacacaaacaaacacacaaacaaaaacacatgcaTTTATACAGTGCGCTGTATATGAATCAAGCAATTAATTCAAACGTAGAGCAAATGATAAGTTGCTTTGTGTTACCTGAGGGCCACCAAATGTTGCTAGGGAGTCCAGCTGAAAGGTATCCACATAAAGGCCTGGTGGTAAAGTCTCTATCAACAGGATGCTGCAGGGTCTGCTTGGTGTGTTGACGATGTCATTGGGCTTGATACTGACAGTGGTGTGGACATCCCTGAAAGCACACAGATCATTTGTGATCGTTCAAATGGGAATGGATTCAAGGGTTGACAGATCCAATAGTGTTCTACGAAAGGATCCACAGACCTTTGGATCAACCACAAAAAATGCCAATAGGTCCCAAAGTGGATGGATCTTAGGGTTGATAGtatccttggcggattatgacattattcagttattctgcagaaaaaccaaaatgctggagaaaaactgtcttttctgcagcatttctacataatgtcatctttcgcctaagcagcgtttttttctgcagcaaaacattttactgcagtaaaattgaaatcaagaatgctgcagtaaaacggtgctgttgttttactgcagaaaacatgtttttattttttctgcagcattttgtactggctcttggcggattatgacattattcagttattctggagaaaaaccgaaatgctggagaaaaactgtcttttctgcagcatttctgcataatgtcatctttcgcgagagcaacggttttttttctgcagtaaaacagttttactgcagtaaaattgaaatcaagaatgctgcagtaaaacggtgatgttgttttactgcagaaaaactgtttacactttttcttcagcattttggcattattcagttattctgcagaaaaacagaaatgctggagaaaaactgtcttttctgcagcatttctgcataatgtcatgtttcgccgaagcaacgggtttttctggagcaattaacattttactgcagtaaaattgaaatcaagaatgctgcagtaaaacggtgcggttgttttactgcagaaaacctgtttaccctttttctgcagaattttgtactggctcattataatgttggagcacgcgagcccccctccgacgagagatggactcatccagaattaccaatagttacaaactattatactatcccagggggcgacgaatacaaacgctactttacaaggtcgttcgtttttctccagaaaaactgtgacAGACTATTCTGcaataaaacaacatcaccgttttactgcagcattcttgatttcaattttactgcagtaaaactgttttactgcagaaaaaaaccgttgctctcgcgaaagatgacattatgcag
It encodes the following:
- the LOC138960315 gene encoding phosphatidylinositol-glycan biosynthesis class X protein-like, with protein sequence MASQSLNYLIVCIALYMLGVCSSDDVVLEVQRAITKEGFHRDVHTTVSIKPNDIVNTPSRPCSILLIETLPPGLYVDTFQLDSLATFGGPQVLADRHVDIEAPEYLSKEHELHVFAPLPTNSHPSGGPVVVTVSLPVHARYHRPSPDPNVSHTSVTMHHPRVLFNCSRMYSRSTEAPCDVHNSSLCSWAELIYKSDAYSLKFQVPVGHEKDIRVVVYGTMVVTVLGCSFLLYLIAFYGHWNVKVKDR